The Vallitalea okinawensis genome includes a window with the following:
- a CDS encoding YwmB family TATA-box binding protein → MKKKPIIASLLFIFLLFLGFQLITYATDERNMIDCYEDVEFQLERAEANIWIKLNEDTENYYGYTADKMCMMIAEQLGLEQPYQFNFIDSKNSTICTITKEAKSVTTEIQVQKFSNGNYYAIINYHIFDQFEAVESLMKKSEDVLRAFGGEPVSNHTLVGYSPGNLLENKSDLFKQIESYMDMRVVDELDSHEFYNAYGYSRHINKFIIFSGKKVNIDVAITYDDVRDQTLLYMGTPIINIEY, encoded by the coding sequence ATGAAGAAGAAACCAATCATTGCTAGTTTGCTTTTTATTTTCTTACTGTTTCTTGGTTTTCAGCTGATTACATATGCGACAGATGAAAGAAATATGATTGACTGTTATGAGGATGTAGAATTTCAGCTTGAAAGGGCGGAAGCAAATATTTGGATTAAGTTAAATGAGGATACTGAAAACTATTATGGCTATACAGCAGATAAAATGTGTATGATGATTGCGGAGCAATTAGGACTTGAGCAACCTTATCAGTTTAACTTCATTGATTCAAAAAACAGTACCATTTGTACAATCACAAAAGAGGCCAAAAGTGTTACAACTGAAATTCAAGTACAAAAATTTAGTAATGGCAATTACTATGCAATTATTAATTATCATATCTTTGATCAATTTGAAGCTGTAGAAAGTTTAATGAAGAAATCTGAAGATGTATTAAGAGCTTTTGGCGGAGAGCCAGTCTCCAATCATACATTAGTAGGTTATTCCCCAGGAAATTTATTAGAGAATAAGTCAGATCTATTTAAGCAAATAGAAAGTTATATGGATATGAGAGTGGTTGATGAATTAGATTCTCATGAGTTTTATAATGCCTATGGCTATTCACGCCACATTAACAAATTTATCATCTTTTCAGGAAAAAAAGTTAATATTGATGTAGCCATAACTTATGACGATGTTAGAGATCAAACGTTGCTTTATATGGGAACTCCTATAATAAATATCGAATATTAA
- a CDS encoding S-layer homology domain-containing protein → MKNVYRLISSILVFMFTVTVASAEARVVYEMEPISDQKANVQLKWSEAKDENIKIQGFEVIDDDMAVIFYDTGVGDDSVAEISLLLDEIQFPINIMLMQGDDDQPFSDVNGESESKDAILNLYYQGIVNGYPEGTFKPANSVTREEFAVMLAKVAGLEIEVGLTSGFSDVSSDRWSAPYIIALANKGIVSGKDGNNFVPEDRVTIGEVAAMIDRTFIFYEAKDKASMNTGGKHWADDNMQSLYEADLIQYSDAFYNEPNRNATREDCAILLNRGILSLKDVK, encoded by the coding sequence ATGAAGAATGTCTATAGATTAATAAGCAGCATTTTAGTATTTATGTTTACAGTTACCGTTGCTAGTGCTGAAGCACGTGTTGTATACGAAATGGAACCTATATCAGACCAAAAAGCTAATGTGCAGCTAAAGTGGTCTGAGGCAAAGGATGAAAACATCAAAATTCAGGGATTTGAGGTTATTGACGATGATATGGCAGTTATTTTCTATGACACAGGTGTAGGGGATGATAGTGTTGCTGAAATCTCTCTTCTTCTTGATGAGATTCAATTTCCTATTAACATTATGTTGATGCAGGGCGACGATGACCAACCATTTTCGGATGTTAATGGAGAAAGTGAAAGTAAAGATGCTATACTAAACTTATACTATCAAGGGATCGTTAATGGGTACCCAGAAGGCACCTTTAAACCTGCCAATTCAGTAACAAGAGAAGAATTTGCTGTTATGTTAGCAAAAGTTGCAGGTTTAGAAATTGAAGTGGGTTTAACTTCTGGTTTTTCAGATGTGAGCAGTGATAGATGGTCAGCACCTTACATTATTGCTTTAGCTAATAAAGGAATTGTTTCAGGAAAAGACGGTAATAATTTTGTACCAGAGGATAGAGTGACGATTGGTGAAGTAGCAGCTATGATCGACCGTACATTTATATTCTATGAGGCAAAAGATAAAGCTAGTATGAATACTGGGGGTAAGCATTGGGCTGATGACAATATGCAAAGTTTATATGAAGCAGATTTGATTCAATATAGTGATGCTTTTTATAATGAGCCTAATCGAAATGCCACGCGTGAAGATTGTGCTATTCTCTTGAACCGAGGAATTTTATCTTTGAAAGATGTAAAGTAA
- a CDS encoding fibronectin type III domain-containing protein — protein MKYKRLIASMLTTIMLVMLNPLGVSANIQLPIESLSATDVSADKGYHPITGNAMISPKVTLAWEDPEPWDPGTPGGGANEQAHEPERYLIEVNDTSSSGSSTIPFPYDSTDSSEKQYTISNLETGTLYEFQVIPEHSHINLAGDEVPVRPSYNETIYVMTDLAVELEATDSNIDVKFDDVAESNVTYRITYAQVDYQDGDPRSKFENSAKKYQIDVTEGQTTQDTESGKLVYTLSENIEPGKPYAITVEPIVDLGTKAVVYNTQPNIYPIHTTIYFEALDDGEYIRFEWDISESFKINDGKHELVKTSIYEFVDGATEGQIIVEFPGQNGAEVDYYKILQKQGINLEYQLVLEYDGYDDLVKSEKVLFVPNQTVIEPTKPIIPEPYPKSVDEYLKDFLSDSNLIQGDVGAILEDYMNIDGLSAEDAVERLLRENYLIDGDTYEAESISALYDENRTFHIIDNEDKINFTWSAFRYRDFDTTSPTYGQTITDFNVYYDIWVTDDLNALATADKLIEDKLYSSNLEEELQIKNTDDTVLGFSYILDQYYDAEAAEMRDIVPGQIYYIQVLAKKKYGQEFILSDPALTSIYFSYDGDAFAPPTMSNPPLEVIDVTTTTTKLQWYEEWYEILSSKPEDANDPNTQITAWSHEVWVDSNGDVYEDPVTGGQYFELLTQDDVAELRDYIGITEFDDNFISRKVDMGEDPYGVSDVKYDLLKLDYEDVEKELKIIRETSPDYTLDQYVKDLMEKEASGQVELDWQNIDVVRDPADTNVISYEQTGLQPNEIYLFLLKPYREMANGDILMSYYPATAVVKTLETDEPLTPKPTVPYLEVTSGYSDVEMKLIWDYNDAFDYSIRYGTEEEFTKSKEFEWDITNDYDEGSIPSFIDDYSTVVDDLFPDTTYYFWIQATSKANGESSSWSSPVMGKTTDLDAPDPPRGVGMGSYLKITEHDIDEPIGKDYITVEWVLDSDDTYGKEDEGTQNKVEKKFSYLLEVSDNPLFLDAIRAEITDESIGGTQGQVKILDKNLVLVENLIANRIYYIRMKTKVTITMSEISKEIVKESYKYSPTIFLVTSITGEEYDGMVDPSKEILPDDDFELIYDKDKNQLEYRFRSDDDDDNNVDQRLITELISNHSENYEVDIRKYKKEPIDSWVITIPDTIMQAFQEQQVALMINTGNMLLELPYDTFNNVASNDFYQYGSEPIVTMTIDKVSESKQGNNIPEGVDDTLSDTYDMNINVTNEMTSYNIVYTSEAFDVKLRPNSRYEFTEKEADAYVYNPETSKWTRANGYLEKDAGLVVFETEVVGSYGLFTNEDTVKNVSHWSETYRKEVLKDYNITGYEDNYDPNEAVQVEEIANLVLGIVNGQKDIQLDQNLYDEEMTQLIRAGIVSNNISLNDTITHYEATEILVKTYELLEGQQLYANPSLSERDQIMAKAYDIELISEKELENPNEALTYGNLFYMLNAFID, from the coding sequence ATGAAATATAAACGACTGATAGCTAGCATGTTAACCACCATTATGCTAGTCATGTTAAATCCTTTAGGTGTTTCTGCAAATATACAATTACCTATTGAGAGCTTAAGTGCTACAGATGTATCGGCAGATAAAGGATACCATCCAATAACAGGAAATGCAATGATATCTCCAAAGGTTACCTTGGCATGGGAGGATCCCGAACCATGGGATCCAGGAACACCTGGTGGAGGAGCAAATGAACAAGCACATGAACCAGAGCGTTATTTGATTGAGGTCAATGATACATCATCATCAGGAAGTAGTACAATACCTTTTCCATATGATAGTACTGATTCCAGCGAAAAACAGTACACTATCAGTAATTTAGAAACGGGTACGTTATACGAATTTCAGGTTATACCTGAACATTCGCATATTAACTTAGCTGGGGATGAAGTACCCGTTCGTCCAAGTTATAATGAAACCATTTATGTGATGACGGACTTAGCTGTTGAATTAGAAGCAACGGACAGTAATATTGATGTTAAATTTGATGACGTTGCAGAAAGTAATGTAACATATCGTATTACCTATGCGCAGGTAGACTATCAGGATGGAGATCCTAGGAGTAAATTTGAAAACAGTGCTAAGAAGTATCAAATAGATGTCACAGAGGGGCAAACAACCCAGGATACAGAAAGTGGAAAATTAGTGTATACGCTTTCTGAAAACATAGAACCGGGTAAGCCTTATGCCATTACTGTAGAACCCATTGTTGATTTAGGAACAAAGGCTGTCGTTTACAATACACAACCCAATATTTACCCAATCCATACGACTATCTATTTTGAAGCTTTAGATGACGGTGAATATATTCGGTTTGAGTGGGATATTAGTGAGAGTTTTAAAATTAATGATGGTAAGCACGAGTTGGTTAAGACCAGTATCTATGAATTTGTTGATGGTGCAACAGAAGGTCAAATAATTGTAGAATTCCCAGGCCAAAATGGTGCAGAAGTAGATTATTATAAAATTCTTCAAAAGCAAGGCATTAACTTAGAATATCAATTAGTATTGGAATACGATGGTTATGATGACTTGGTTAAATCAGAGAAAGTTTTATTTGTACCTAATCAAACAGTTATAGAACCTACTAAACCTATTATACCAGAACCTTACCCAAAAAGTGTTGATGAATACCTAAAAGACTTCTTATCAGATTCGAATCTGATACAAGGGGATGTAGGGGCTATTCTAGAAGACTATATGAATATTGATGGGCTTTCAGCTGAAGATGCTGTCGAACGCTTACTACGTGAAAACTATTTAATTGATGGGGATACTTATGAAGCGGAGAGTATAAGCGCCCTCTATGATGAAAATAGAACTTTTCATATTATAGATAATGAAGATAAAATTAATTTTACTTGGTCAGCCTTTCGTTACAGGGATTTTGATACAACATCGCCAACGTATGGACAGACTATTACAGACTTTAATGTTTACTATGATATATGGGTAACTGATGATTTGAATGCACTGGCAACTGCTGATAAGTTAATAGAAGACAAGTTATACAGTTCAAACTTAGAAGAAGAGCTGCAAATAAAGAATACGGATGATACTGTATTAGGCTTTTCATATATTTTAGACCAGTATTATGATGCAGAAGCAGCAGAAATGAGGGATATTGTCCCAGGTCAAATTTATTACATACAAGTATTAGCTAAAAAGAAGTATGGTCAAGAATTTATCCTATCTGATCCTGCATTAACCTCCATTTACTTTAGTTATGATGGTGATGCCTTTGCACCACCAACCATGTCCAATCCTCCACTAGAGGTAATTGACGTAACGACTACGACAACAAAGCTTCAATGGTATGAAGAGTGGTATGAAATATTGTCGTCAAAACCAGAAGACGCTAATGACCCCAATACTCAAATAACAGCTTGGAGTCATGAGGTTTGGGTAGATAGTAATGGAGATGTTTACGAAGATCCAGTTACTGGTGGTCAGTATTTTGAATTGTTGACCCAAGATGATGTAGCTGAGCTAAGAGATTATATAGGTATAACAGAGTTTGATGATAATTTTATTTCACGTAAAGTTGATATGGGAGAAGACCCTTATGGGGTTTCTGATGTGAAGTATGATCTTTTAAAATTAGATTATGAAGATGTTGAAAAAGAATTAAAAATTATTCGTGAAACTAGTCCAGACTATACCTTAGACCAATACGTTAAAGATCTAATGGAGAAAGAAGCAAGTGGGCAGGTTGAACTAGACTGGCAAAACATTGATGTAGTCAGAGACCCTGCCGATACAAATGTTATTTCTTATGAGCAGACAGGGTTGCAGCCAAATGAAATCTATCTCTTTTTGCTTAAGCCCTATCGAGAAATGGCCAATGGTGATATTTTAATGAGTTATTATCCAGCAACTGCTGTCGTTAAAACTTTAGAAACCGATGAACCGCTCACCCCCAAACCAACTGTTCCTTACCTAGAAGTAACAAGTGGTTATAGTGACGTTGAAATGAAATTAATTTGGGACTATAATGATGCTTTTGACTATAGCATTCGATATGGTACTGAAGAAGAGTTCACCAAATCAAAAGAATTTGAATGGGATATCACGAATGATTATGATGAGGGAAGTATTCCATCATTCATTGATGATTATAGTACAGTAGTTGATGATTTATTTCCTGATACCACTTATTATTTCTGGATTCAAGCCACATCAAAAGCAAATGGGGAATCCTCCAGTTGGAGCTCACCTGTAATGGGTAAAACAACTGATTTAGATGCTCCAGATCCTCCTCGAGGTGTGGGAATGGGGTCCTATTTAAAAATTACTGAGCACGATATTGATGAGCCTATAGGTAAGGATTATATTACTGTAGAATGGGTGTTAGATTCTGATGATACTTATGGAAAAGAAGATGAAGGTACGCAGAATAAAGTTGAAAAGAAGTTTTCTTATCTATTAGAAGTATCCGATAATCCACTGTTCTTAGATGCCATAAGGGCTGAAATAACAGATGAAAGCATAGGTGGTACACAAGGACAAGTTAAGATACTGGATAAAAATCTAGTCCTTGTAGAAAACCTTATAGCTAATCGAATTTACTATATCAGAATGAAAACAAAAGTTACAATTACCATGTCTGAAATTAGTAAGGAAATTGTTAAAGAATCCTATAAATATTCACCTACAATTTTCCTAGTTACTTCAATAACAGGTGAAGAGTATGATGGGATGGTAGACCCAAGTAAAGAAATTCTACCTGATGATGATTTTGAATTAATCTACGATAAAGATAAAAATCAACTTGAATATCGTTTTCGTTCAGATGATGATGATGATAATAACGTGGATCAACGTTTAATTACCGAGCTGATTAGTAATCATAGTGAAAATTATGAAGTTGATATTCGTAAATATAAAAAAGAACCTATTGATTCATGGGTAATAACGATACCGGACACGATCATGCAGGCTTTTCAAGAGCAACAGGTAGCGTTGATGATCAATACAGGTAATATGCTTCTTGAGCTACCTTATGATACATTTAATAATGTTGCATCCAATGATTTTTATCAATATGGTAGTGAACCAATTGTGACAATGACTATCGATAAAGTATCAGAAAGCAAGCAAGGAAACAATATACCTGAAGGTGTAGATGATACATTGTCAGATACTTATGATATGAATATTAATGTTACAAATGAGATGACCAGTTATAATATTGTGTATACCTCAGAAGCTTTTGATGTTAAGTTAAGACCCAACAGTCGATATGAGTTTACTGAAAAAGAAGCTGATGCATACGTCTATAATCCTGAAACCAGCAAATGGACACGAGCCAATGGTTACTTAGAAAAAGATGCAGGTCTTGTTGTTTTTGAGACAGAAGTAGTTGGTAGCTATGGATTATTTACCAATGAGGATACAGTTAAAAATGTTAGCCATTGGAGTGAGACTTATCGAAAAGAAGTATTAAAAGACTATAATATAACAGGTTATGAAGATAACTATGATCCTAATGAAGCAGTACAAGTTGAAGAAATAGCTAATCTAGTATTAGGCATAGTTAATGGTCAGAAAGATATTCAACTTGATCAAAACTTATATGATGAAGAAATGACACAACTCATTCGAGCTGGAATTGTTTCAAATAATATTTCTTTAAATGATACCATTACTCATTATGAGGCAACGGAAATCTTAGTAAAAACCTATGAGTTACTAGAAGGTCAGCAGCTTTATGCTAACCCTTCATTATCAGAACGAGACCAAATAATGGCTAAAGCTTATGACATTGAGCTCATCAGTGAAAAAGAATTAGAAAATCCTAATGAAGCTTTAACTTATGGGAATTTATTCTATATGCTCAATGCATTTATTGATTAG